Proteins encoded together in one Phycisphaerae bacterium window:
- a CDS encoding potassium transporter Kef, producing the protein ILFVGMIGFAGLLILAYLYAWLKGAFRWP; encoded by the coding sequence CCATCCTCTTCGTCGGCATGATCGGTTTTGCCGGCCTGCTGATCCTGGCCTACCTCTACGCCTGGCTGAAGGGAGCGTTCCGGTGGCCCTAG